In the Bdellovibrionales bacterium genome, GTGAGCTATAATGATGCTCGTTCGGCTTTTCATCACTTCGTGAGTCGCTTTTTGCAAAATCAATTCACTTTCAGAGTCGATATTCGCAGTGGCTTCATCCAAAATGAAAATATCCGGGTTGAACGCCAAGATCCGCGCAAAGGCGATCAACTGGCGCTCGCCCACAGAAAGATTCGCGCCCCTCTCTTCAACCGGGGATTGCAGGCCGCGGCCCGTGCGTTGAAGCAATTCCAGGTAACCCGTTTGCGCCAGAGCCCGCTCAACAGTTGCAAGATCAATCGTCGGATCACCGAGGTTGACGTTTTCGGCAATAGTCCCGCGGAAAATAAAATTATCTTGCTGAACCACGCCGATGTGGGAGCGGATCGCGTGACGGGTGATCGACTCCAGCGGCCTCCCATCAATGGTGATCGTATTCACCGGAGCATCGTAGAATCGCTGGAGCAAAGAAATAAACGTGCTCTTACCGCTGCCGGTGCGTCCGACCAAAGCAATCGATTCGCCGGCTTTAATGTTGATATTGATGTTCTTCAAAACCAGCGGCAATTGCTCTTCATAGCGGAAGTTCAGGTCTTTCATGGCGATTTCACCACGTAATCCAGAGACTTCTTCAGCGTTTTTAAGCTCGCCCTCGATCGGCTCATCTAAAAGTGTGAAAATACGCTCAGCACTGGTGAGTGAGTTCTGAAACTGCTGGTACTTCTCAAGAATATCACGCATTGGTGGGATAAAGTCCTGAGCATTCATCATAAACGCCACCACTGCACCGATCGTGAGCGCATTCTCAGAAGACAACCAGCCGCCGAAGTACATCGCTGCTGAAATCGTCACCGCCGTAAAGCAGTTCATGATTGGGAACATCGCCGCATAGGCGTGAACTGAATCCATATTGCTATTACGGTAATCATCAGAAAGATCTTGGAAGATCTTTAGGTTCTTCGGCACACGGTTATACAGCTGAACGACTTTGATCCCGTTCAGGTTTTCCGCCAGAAATGAGTTGATGTTTGAAAGCTTTTTCTTTTGCTCGCGCAAAATATCACGGATGCGATCGCTCAGCTTCACCGCTGCATAAATAAAGATCGGCGCTGCTGCCAGCGTAATCAGTGTCAGTTTCACCGAAATCAAAGACATCGCAATGATGATCGCAATCATTGTAACCGCATTGATAAAGATATTGATCACGCCATCCGTGAATAGGTCACCCAGGGCGCTCACATCATTCGCGATACGAGTCACAGTACGGCCGGTCGGCGTTTTATTGAAATACTGCAGTGGCAGGTTCTGCGTGTGCCGGATGAGGTCTTCGCGCAGGTAATAAATCACGCGGTTTCCCAGCACCTGGAACATATAAGTCTGCGAGAAGCTCAAGATCGTCCGCGAAAATTCCAACGCCAAATAAACCAGGGCAATTGTTTTAAACAACGAAATGTCTTTTGCAACAACCCCATGGTCAATTGCATAACCGATAATATAAGGAATCAAACGCGAAACCCCGGTCAGCACGACGATGATTAAAATGACGCTGAGGAACAGCCACGGATGGCGGCGAGTGTAAGGCCACAGCCGCTTAAACATCACAGGGTAGGTGACCGTGGTCTTAATAGTATCTTCATTCATGGTTCACCTCAGATCCGGATTGGACGCTGACAATAGTTCTAAAGCTGGGGCTTGATTGCATCAGCTCAGACGCCGCGCCCAGGGCTTCAATCGCACCGTCCTTCAATACAATAATTTTATCTGTGCTCTTCAAAGAGCTGAGACGATGCGCGACCGTTAAGCGGGTCTGCGTGTCTTTCGCTTTTGAAAGTTCTTCTTCAATCATTTTTTCAGTGCGCGTGTCGACGGCACTCAAAGAGTCATCCAAGATCAAGAAAGGCGAAGTCAAAAGAAGACCGCGCGCAATACTGA is a window encoding:
- a CDS encoding ABC transporter ATP-binding protein, whose translation is MNEDTIKTTVTYPVMFKRLWPYTRRHPWLFLSVILIIVVLTGVSRLIPYIIGYAIDHGVVAKDISLFKTIALVYLALEFSRTILSFSQTYMFQVLGNRVIYYLREDLIRHTQNLPLQYFNKTPTGRTVTRIANDVSALGDLFTDGVINIFINAVTMIAIIIAMSLISVKLTLITLAAAPIFIYAAVKLSDRIRDILREQKKKLSNINSFLAENLNGIKVVQLYNRVPKNLKIFQDLSDDYRNSNMDSVHAYAAMFPIMNCFTAVTISAAMYFGGWLSSENALTIGAVVAFMMNAQDFIPPMRDILEKYQQFQNSLTSAERIFTLLDEPIEGELKNAEEVSGLRGEIAMKDLNFRYEEQLPLVLKNININIKAGESIALVGRTGSGKSTFISLLQRFYDAPVNTITIDGRPLESITRHAIRSHIGVVQQDNFIFRGTIAENVNLGDPTIDLATVERALAQTGYLELLQRTGRGLQSPVEERGANLSVGERQLIAFARILAFNPDIFILDEATANIDSESELILQKATHEVMKSRTSIIIAHRLSTVRECDRIVVLKDGEIIEVGPHAELMQRRGVYYQLASTGLGEATKPEAEAAKAGEAHE